A genomic stretch from Pelotomaculum schinkii includes:
- the larA gene encoding nickel-dependent lactate racemase — MSSFLLPYGSTFEKISLPPGCKARLFTPNLVEPVENPASEIKRVLDEPIGSVRLSELAGAKKNAVIIVSDHTRLAPTQIFLPYLVEEIVRGGISTDDIAVVVATGAHRPAAGAEVREIVGAEIYNTLECLNSSQEPQDCVEVGRTSRGTPVQVFHRVAKADMKVATGNIEPHWMASFSGGAKALVPGTASRVTIEKNHALSVVGHISRDPGQNTVRADLEEAAALAGLEFVFNVVVDHHGRLLKAFAGHPVQAHRAGCRLAGRVYYADPGPPADIVVASAGGVPKDQNLYQAIKALQNAAAVVKPGGTVALAARCREGYGNHVFRGWVEAGRSEAETLERFSRGFVLGGHKAAAAARVTQKCRVHLVSGLPGQVAEMLHCRPYRSLQQAVEGALGRVKTDNPDVVIMPYAGLTFCW, encoded by the coding sequence TTGAGCAGTTTTCTATTGCCCTATGGAAGTACCTTTGAGAAGATCAGCCTGCCGCCCGGCTGTAAAGCCCGCTTGTTTACCCCCAACCTGGTTGAGCCGGTGGAAAATCCAGCCAGCGAAATCAAACGGGTTCTCGACGAACCCATTGGCAGTGTGCGCCTGTCTGAACTTGCCGGCGCCAAAAAAAATGCTGTTATTATTGTCAGTGATCACACCCGCCTGGCCCCAACCCAAATTTTTTTGCCTTACCTGGTTGAGGAAATAGTCAGGGGCGGTATCAGCACAGATGACATAGCCGTGGTGGTTGCCACCGGCGCCCACCGGCCTGCTGCCGGCGCTGAGGTGAGGGAGATAGTGGGGGCGGAAATCTATAACACTCTGGAGTGTTTGAACAGTTCGCAAGAGCCGCAGGATTGTGTGGAAGTGGGAAGGACCTCGCGGGGGACTCCTGTGCAGGTATTTCACCGGGTGGCAAAGGCTGATATGAAGGTTGCCACCGGAAACATAGAACCCCACTGGATGGCTTCTTTCTCTGGAGGAGCGAAGGCGCTCGTGCCCGGAACTGCCTCCCGGGTTACTATTGAAAAAAACCATGCTCTCAGCGTAGTAGGGCATATTTCACGGGACCCCGGCCAAAACACGGTCAGGGCCGACCTTGAAGAGGCCGCGGCTTTAGCCGGGCTGGAATTTGTCTTCAATGTTGTGGTCGACCACCATGGCCGTCTGCTCAAGGCTTTTGCCGGTCACCCGGTGCAGGCGCACCGGGCCGGCTGCCGGCTTGCGGGCCGGGTTTATTATGCCGATCCGGGCCCGCCTGCCGATATAGTAGTCGCCTCAGCGGGAGGCGTGCCCAAGGACCAGAACCTTTACCAGGCTATCAAGGCTCTGCAAAATGCCGCCGCAGTGGTTAAGCCAGGCGGCACGGTGGCTCTGGCTGCCCGTTGCCGGGAAGGCTACGGCAACCATGTCTTCCGTGGCTGGGTGGAGGCGGGGCGGAGCGAGGCTGAGACCCTGGAGCGTTTTTCCCGCGGCTTTGTCCTGGGCGGGCATAAGGCGGCAGCGGCTGCCAGAGTAACTCAGAAGTGCCGCGTTCACCTGGTGTCCGGTCTGCCGGGCCAGGTGGCGGAGATGCTGCATTGCCGGCCTTACAGGTCCTTGCAGCAGGCCGTGGAGGGGGCCTTGGGGCGGGTGAAAACAGATAACCCGGACGTGGTGATAATGCCCTACGCCGGGTTGACTTTTTGTTGGTAG
- the acs gene encoding acetate--CoA ligase — MVGKKSGSVDTLLIEKRIISPPQSFRENARINSRKQYEEMWRKSIENPDEFWGEMAEEHIDWFKKWEAVEEYSFQDDVFVRYYRGAKLNASYNCLDRHLRSWRRNKAALIWQGEPLEESRTFTYLQLYREVCKFANVLKGLGVKKGDRVSVYMPMIPELAIAILSCARIGAIHSVVFGGFSAEALRDRLLDSKANVLVTANYGMRAGKLIPSKTNVDLALAGCPDVKNCIVVKRVEKDCNMVEGRDQYWDDLMSSASPFCEAEVMDAEDPLFILYTSGSTGKPKGVLHTTGGYMVYAATTFKYVFDYRDEDVYWCTADIGWVTGHSYIVYGPLAAGATSLMFEGVPHYPEPDRYWEVVEKYRVSILYTAPTALRSMIKSGDHWPLGRDLSSLRLLGSVGEPINPEAWMWYHYVIGREKAPIVDTWWQTETGGILITPLPGCISTKPGSATLPFFGVNPKVIRQDGSEAGVNEGGYLVITKPWPGIMRGVYGDPERFKNTYFVQYPGVYFTGDGARRDEDGYIWLMGRVDDVINVSGHRLSTAEVESALAAHPKVAEAAVVGYPHDIKGEGIYAYITLKDSVELTEELRYELTMHVRQEIGPIASPDVIHFTSAMPKTRSGKILRRILRKIASGDIDQLGDTTTLADRAVINDLLNTVN, encoded by the coding sequence GTGGTCGGAAAGAAAAGCGGAAGTGTGGATACCCTGCTCATTGAAAAAAGGATTATCTCCCCGCCACAGAGCTTTAGAGAGAATGCCCGCATTAACAGCCGCAAGCAGTATGAAGAAATGTGGCGAAAGTCTATAGAAAACCCGGATGAATTTTGGGGCGAAATGGCTGAGGAGCATATTGATTGGTTCAAAAAGTGGGAGGCTGTTGAAGAGTACAGCTTCCAGGATGACGTATTTGTACGCTACTATCGTGGGGCCAAACTGAATGCCTCTTATAATTGCCTGGACCGCCACCTGAGGTCATGGCGGAGAAACAAGGCGGCCCTGATCTGGCAGGGCGAGCCACTGGAGGAGAGCAGGACTTTTACTTACCTGCAGCTCTACCGTGAGGTCTGCAAATTTGCCAACGTGCTAAAAGGTCTTGGCGTAAAAAAAGGCGACCGCGTGTCTGTCTATATGCCGATGATCCCTGAACTGGCCATCGCAATACTTTCCTGTGCCAGGATCGGGGCCATCCACAGCGTGGTATTCGGAGGATTCAGCGCCGAAGCGCTGCGGGACCGGCTCCTTGATTCCAAGGCCAATGTACTGGTTACCGCCAACTACGGTATGCGCGCCGGTAAGTTGATCCCCAGTAAAACTAACGTGGACCTGGCCCTTGCAGGCTGTCCTGACGTAAAGAACTGTATCGTGGTAAAAAGAGTTGAAAAAGATTGCAACATGGTCGAAGGGCGGGACCAATACTGGGATGATTTGATGAGCTCGGCTTCCCCTTTCTGTGAAGCAGAGGTTATGGATGCCGAAGATCCCCTCTTTATCCTTTATACCAGCGGCAGCACGGGAAAACCCAAAGGGGTGCTGCACACTACAGGTGGTTATATGGTCTATGCCGCAACAACGTTCAAATACGTCTTTGACTACCGTGATGAGGACGTTTACTGGTGCACGGCCGATATCGGGTGGGTTACCGGGCACAGCTACATAGTCTACGGCCCGCTGGCGGCAGGAGCAACTTCCCTGATGTTTGAAGGGGTGCCGCACTATCCTGAACCGGACAGGTACTGGGAAGTCGTAGAGAAATACCGGGTCAGTATATTATATACAGCTCCCACCGCTCTGCGCTCCATGATTAAATCCGGAGACCACTGGCCGCTGGGACGTGACCTGAGCAGCCTGCGCCTTCTAGGCTCAGTGGGTGAGCCCATAAATCCCGAGGCCTGGATGTGGTACCATTATGTCATAGGCCGTGAAAAAGCGCCTATTGTCGACACCTGGTGGCAGACTGAAACCGGAGGAATATTAATCACACCCCTGCCCGGATGCATCTCCACCAAACCAGGTTCCGCAACCCTGCCGTTTTTTGGAGTCAACCCGAAAGTTATCCGCCAGGACGGCAGCGAGGCTGGGGTAAACGAGGGCGGCTACCTGGTCATCACCAAGCCCTGGCCGGGAATTATGCGCGGGGTCTACGGCGATCCGGAGAGGTTTAAAAATACTTACTTTGTCCAGTATCCCGGCGTTTATTTCACAGGCGACGGGGCCCGGCGGGACGAGGACGGCTACATCTGGCTGATGGGCCGTGTGGACGACGTAATCAACGTTTCAGGGCACCGGTTGAGTACCGCTGAGGTAGAAAGCGCACTGGCAGCGCACCCCAAGGTAGCGGAAGCGGCGGTAGTAGGTTATCCTCATGACATCAAGGGTGAGGGCATCTACGCCTATATAACTCTTAAAGACTCTGTAGAACTAACAGAAGAGCTCAGGTACGAACTTACCATGCATGTTCGTCAAGAAATCGGTCCCATCGCGTCACCTGACGTAATTCATTTTACCAGCGCCATGCCCAAGACCAGGAGCGGCAAGATCTTAAGGAGAATTCTGAGGAAAATCGCCTCCGGCGACATTGACCAACTTGGTGACACCACTACCCTGGCAGATCGCGCCGTAATCAATGACCTTTTGAATACGGTAAACTGA
- a CDS encoding spore coat protein, translating into MDEKERLSDALITQKYITGGYNLAIMESADNRLRENFMGILKDEHQIHFEIFNEMKNRGWYQPAQAGINQVSQHMNSWNQELRKIQRTGAKPAGIQQHTQSNIPLYTYQTGLGLPQTAGTSQQQVFYRPPQGPLT; encoded by the coding sequence TTGGACGAGAAAGAACGTCTTTCAGATGCCCTGATAACCCAGAAATACATCACCGGAGGCTATAACCTGGCCATAATGGAATCAGCCGATAACCGGCTTAGAGAAAACTTTATGGGCATACTCAAAGATGAGCACCAAATCCACTTTGAAATATTCAATGAAATGAAAAACAGGGGCTGGTACCAGCCTGCCCAGGCCGGTATAAACCAGGTCAGCCAGCATATGAACAGCTGGAACCAGGAACTCCGGAAGATACAGCGAACCGGCGCAAAGCCGGCTGGCATACAGCAGCATACCCAGTCAAATATCCCGCTTTATACGTACCAAACCGGATTGGGGCTGCCGCAGACGGCTGGAACATCCCAACAGCAGGTCTTTTACCGTCCTCCCCAGGGTCCGCTAACCTGA
- a CDS encoding spore coat protein has protein sequence MQLTEGELLHIGEQLRAEAVAIAKSDAWAQQSGDPGLRQLYKDIANRHRTHYEKILQSVQNLIAQSQL, from the coding sequence ATGCAGTTGACAGAAGGCGAACTCCTCCACATTGGTGAACAGCTGAGGGCTGAGGCCGTTGCTATCGCCAAAAGCGACGCCTGGGCACAGCAGTCCGGCGACCCGGGGCTGCGGCAATTATATAAAGATATCGCCAACAGGCACCGTACTCACTACGAGAAGATACTTCAAAGCGTACAAAATCTGATTGCTCAGTCCCAATTATAA
- a CDS encoding AMP-binding enzyme → MNENDCACGVNYTYRELEDFLLNSPEVLEVAVVPGPDVCGEVYAFIVPRSGVFNPVRLELAFQCKLKNYGLKGFIEYRESLPKSGTGKLYRRELMNKAACWQR, encoded by the coding sequence ATGAATGAGAATGACTGCGCTTGTGGGGTTAACTATACTTACCGTGAACTGGAGGATTTTTTGCTCAACAGCCCTGAAGTGCTGGAGGTCGCGGTGGTCCCTGGACCTGACGTGTGTGGTGAGGTGTACGCCTTCATAGTACCCCGGTCGGGTGTTTTCAATCCGGTAAGGCTGGAACTCGCTTTCCAGTGCAAGCTGAAGAATTACGGTCTTAAAGGCTTCATCGAGTACCGGGAAAGCCTGCCGAAGAGCGGCACAGGCAAGCTTTACAGAAGGGAATTAATGAATAAAGCCGCCTGCTGGCAGCGCTGA
- a CDS encoding CBS and ACT domain-containing protein has product MFVKNYMTRMPVTISKKMTVFDALAIMKKHKIRQLPVVSGEKLEGLVTEKDLLTVSPSPATSLSIFELNELLAKMTVAEIMVKSPITVQPNTTLEEAALLMREHKIGSVPVLEKDKLVGIITVTDIFDALIRFFGYGKAGTRLLLEAQDRVGLLADITQVVKDFGLLIKASIVVYKDNENVEIMLRLGTIDPGPLVAALQEKGYKVTFEG; this is encoded by the coding sequence TTGTTTGTTAAAAATTACATGACCAGGATGCCTGTCACAATCAGCAAGAAAATGACTGTCTTTGACGCTCTGGCTATTATGAAGAAGCATAAAATCAGACAACTGCCGGTAGTCTCAGGAGAAAAACTGGAAGGTCTGGTTACCGAAAAAGACCTTCTGACAGTGTCCCCGTCACCCGCCACCTCCCTTAGTATCTTTGAGCTGAACGAACTCCTGGCTAAAATGACCGTGGCCGAGATTATGGTGAAGTCTCCTATCACCGTTCAACCAAACACTACCCTTGAAGAGGCCGCGCTCTTGATGCGGGAGCACAAGATCGGCAGCGTTCCCGTCTTGGAAAAAGACAAACTGGTGGGGATTATTACCGTAACCGATATCTTTGACGCTCTGATCAGATTTTTCGGTTACGGCAAGGCTGGCACCCGCCTGTTGCTGGAAGCGCAGGACCGGGTTGGCTTGCTGGCCGATATTACCCAGGTGGTTAAGGATTTTGGATTGCTTATAAAGGCGTCAATCGTCGTATATAAAGACAACGAGAACGTTGAAATAATGCTGCGCCTGGGGACAATTGACCCGGGGCCGCTGGTGGCCGCACTGCAGGAAAAAGGCTATAAGGTAACCTTTGAAGGTTAA
- a CDS encoding Hsp20/alpha crystallin family protein → MAIVRWDPFRELNTLQHSINRLFDDNLRFLRAPETALAQGGGAFPVDIKDTPEALLVTAELPGFNREDIKVNFTDNMLSIKGERSREEKEEGENYLRVERSYGSFSRSFSVDVPVKQGEIKARYQDGVLEITLPKQDEAAKKEINVEIEG, encoded by the coding sequence ATGGCTATTGTAAGATGGGATCCTTTCCGTGAACTGAACACTCTGCAGCATTCCATTAACAGGCTTTTTGACGATAACTTACGCTTCCTGAGGGCGCCTGAGACGGCTTTGGCCCAGGGAGGAGGGGCCTTCCCCGTTGATATCAAGGATACCCCTGAGGCTCTATTGGTTACCGCGGAGCTGCCCGGCTTCAACAGAGAAGATATTAAAGTAAACTTCACCGACAACATGCTCTCCATTAAAGGAGAGCGTAGCAGGGAAGAAAAAGAAGAGGGCGAAAACTATCTCAGGGTTGAACGCAGCTATGGTTCTTTCAGCCGCTCCTTCTCTGTGGATGTACCGGTAAAACAAGGTGAGATTAAAGCTCGCTACCAGGATGGTGTGCTGGAAATTACCCTGCCCAAGCAGGATGAGGCCGCCAAGAAAGAAATTAACGTGGAAATTGAAGGTTAA
- the clpB gene encoding ATP-dependent chaperone ClpB, with product MRTDKFTLKTQEAFEAAQGIMSQHGHQQMEGVHLLLGLLQQEEGIVKQILQKLEIDLNKLKVEAQAAAGRLPRVQGAGGIYLSKELSEIIDLAWKEAERLKDEYLSTEHLLLGMVARREGEAGRILRLHGVSQDRVYKILVEIRGTQRVTDQNPEDKYQSLARFTRDLTDLARKGKMDPVIGRDEEIRRVVQVLSRRTKNNPVLIGEPGVGKTAIVEGLAQRILGGDVPEGLKNKRLLSLDMGALIAGAKYRGEFEDRLKAVLKEIAEAQGEIILFIDELHTLVGAGAAEGAVDAANMLKPALARGELHCVGATTLDEYRKYIEKDAALERRFQQVYVGEPSVEDSIAILRGLKEKYEVHHGVRIKDAALVAAATLSHRYITERFLPDKAIDLMDEAASRLRIEIDSMPTEIDEIDRRVRQLEIEKQALSKEQDRASAERLQKMEDELKELKARMEDMKEHWRKEKEHIQGIREIKEKIEETRLAEQAAEREADLGKVAELRYGVIPELNKRLQQYNEKLEGLQKSHKMLKEEVDEEDIAEVVSKWTGIPVSRMLEGEIQKLLQMEGLLKERVVGQDRAVEAVSNAIRRARAGVSDPNRPMGSFIFLGPTGVGKTELARALAHFLFNDERAMLRYDMSEYMEKHTVSRLVGAPPGYVGYDEGGQLTEAVRRRPYAVILFDEIEKAHPDVFNILLQLLDDGRLTDGHGRTVDFRNTVVIMTSNLGSHWFREINPDRRSELENRVMGELKDNFRPEFLNRIDEVVIFNNLGKQEIIRIVDIQLALLQERLNKLGFDLEVTPEARALLAEEGYDPVFGARPLKRAIQKRLENPLSVHILEGGNDQRAGILVKTGTTGDSLIFEDR from the coding sequence ATGAGAACGGATAAATTTACCCTAAAGACCCAGGAGGCCTTTGAAGCTGCTCAGGGCATTATGTCTCAGCACGGCCACCAGCAGATGGAGGGTGTCCACCTCCTCCTGGGCTTATTGCAGCAGGAAGAGGGGATCGTTAAACAGATCCTGCAAAAGCTTGAGATTGATTTGAACAAGTTAAAGGTCGAAGCGCAGGCTGCCGCCGGCCGGTTGCCCAGAGTACAGGGCGCCGGAGGTATATACCTTTCTAAAGAGCTATCCGAAATTATCGATTTGGCCTGGAAAGAAGCCGAAAGGCTCAAGGATGAATACCTGAGCACCGAGCACCTTTTGCTGGGGATGGTTGCCCGGCGGGAAGGGGAAGCCGGAAGAATCTTACGCTTACATGGAGTTTCACAGGACCGGGTTTACAAGATCCTGGTGGAAATTCGCGGTACCCAGCGGGTTACCGACCAGAACCCTGAGGATAAGTACCAGTCCCTGGCTCGTTTCACCAGGGACCTTACCGACCTGGCCCGCAAAGGCAAGATGGACCCGGTGATCGGGCGCGACGAAGAAATCCGCCGGGTGGTGCAGGTGCTATCCAGGCGCACCAAGAACAACCCTGTTTTAATCGGCGAGCCCGGCGTTGGTAAAACCGCTATTGTGGAGGGTCTGGCCCAGCGTATTTTAGGCGGGGATGTGCCGGAGGGACTAAAGAACAAGCGTCTCTTAAGCCTGGATATGGGAGCGCTCATTGCGGGCGCGAAGTACCGGGGTGAATTTGAAGACCGGCTGAAGGCGGTATTAAAGGAAATAGCCGAGGCGCAGGGTGAAATCATCCTCTTTATCGATGAATTGCACACCCTGGTGGGCGCCGGAGCGGCGGAAGGCGCGGTTGACGCGGCCAACATGTTGAAACCTGCCCTGGCCCGGGGGGAACTGCACTGCGTGGGCGCCACTACCCTGGACGAGTACCGCAAATATATCGAAAAAGACGCGGCCCTGGAGCGCAGGTTCCAGCAGGTCTACGTGGGTGAGCCCTCTGTCGAGGACAGCATTGCTATTCTACGGGGGCTGAAAGAAAAATACGAGGTGCACCACGGGGTGCGTATCAAAGACGCCGCCCTGGTGGCCGCAGCGACGCTATCTCACCGCTATATTACGGAGCGGTTCCTGCCCGATAAGGCCATCGACTTAATGGACGAGGCGGCTTCCCGCTTGCGCATCGAAATCGACAGCATGCCTACGGAAATAGACGAAATCGACCGGCGGGTAAGGCAGTTGGAAATAGAGAAGCAGGCGCTCTCCAAAGAACAGGATCGGGCCAGCGCGGAGAGGCTGCAGAAAATGGAAGATGAACTCAAAGAACTTAAGGCCAGGATGGAGGACATGAAGGAGCACTGGCGCAAAGAGAAGGAGCACATCCAGGGCATCCGTGAAATCAAGGAAAAGATTGAGGAGACCAGGTTGGCGGAACAGGCAGCCGAACGGGAAGCGGATCTCGGCAAGGTAGCCGAACTGCGCTACGGGGTCATACCTGAACTGAACAAGCGCCTGCAGCAGTATAACGAGAAGTTGGAAGGGCTGCAGAAGTCCCACAAGATGCTGAAAGAAGAAGTGGATGAAGAAGATATCGCCGAGGTCGTGTCCAAGTGGACGGGAATTCCGGTGTCACGCATGCTTGAGGGGGAAATTCAAAAACTTTTGCAAATGGAAGGGCTGCTTAAAGAGCGGGTGGTCGGGCAGGACCGCGCGGTGGAGGCTGTTTCAAACGCTATTCGTCGGGCTCGCGCGGGAGTGTCAGACCCGAACCGGCCTATGGGTTCCTTCATCTTTCTCGGCCCCACCGGAGTTGGTAAAACCGAGCTGGCCAGGGCGCTGGCCCATTTTCTGTTCAATGACGAGCGGGCCATGCTGCGCTATGACATGAGTGAATATATGGAGAAGCACACCGTTTCCCGCCTTGTAGGCGCTCCTCCAGGCTACGTCGGCTATGATGAGGGAGGCCAGCTCACTGAGGCTGTGCGGCGACGTCCTTATGCGGTAATACTATTTGACGAGATTGAAAAGGCCCACCCTGATGTGTTCAACATCCTGCTGCAGCTATTGGACGACGGCCGGTTGACCGACGGCCACGGGCGCACCGTGGACTTCCGTAATACCGTGGTGATTATGACCTCCAACCTCGGCAGCCACTGGTTCCGCGAAATTAACCCTGATAGACGCTCGGAGCTGGAAAACCGTGTGATGGGTGAGCTGAAGGATAATTTCCGGCCGGAATTTTTGAACCGTATCGACGAGGTGGTCATTTTCAACAACCTCGGCAAGCAAGAAATCATCAGGATTGTAGATATCCAGCTGGCCTTGCTGCAGGAACGGCTGAACAAGCTGGGATTTGATCTGGAGGTTACTCCGGAGGCTAGAGCCCTCCTGGCCGAGGAAGGTTATGACCCTGTATTCGGGGCGAGGCCGCTCAAGCGGGCCATCCAGAAACGGCTGGAAAACCCGCTTTCGGTGCACATTCTGGAAGGCGGAAATGACCAGCGGGCCGGCATTCTGGTTAAAACCGGTACCACCGGCGACAGCCTGATTTTCGAAGACCGCTAA
- the hflX gene encoding GTPase HflX, translating to MENTPGAMMEKAILVGVESPGDDPEHAAYSLEELARLVDTAGAEVLSQLTQKRSRPDAATFLGSGKTEEVAELCRSLNADLVVFDRELSPRQARNLEAITGVRVIDRTQVILDIFARRARTSEGKLQVELAQLNYLLPRLTGKGVALSRLGGGIGTRGPGETKLEVDRRRIRQRINDLKAELENVHKHRDLLRRSRKEAPIPLVSLVGYTNAGKSTILRMLTGADVLVEDKLFATLDPTTRRVVLPNNEAVLLTDTVGFIQRLPHHLVAAFRATLEEVVEADLLLHVVDASHPDIKGQIEAVDQVLESLGAAAKPTLMVYNKIDLVERAALPRTGNGPPAVLISAISGQDAADLLAAVDRLLAARRVRTTFSIPYKKSGLLVILHEKGRVLHQEHGQEGITVEAEIEVVWAKRVESKLCE from the coding sequence TTGGAAAATACACCTGGCGCGATGATGGAAAAAGCCATCCTGGTGGGGGTCGAGTCACCTGGCGATGATCCTGAACATGCCGCCTATTCTCTGGAAGAACTGGCCAGGCTGGTTGACACTGCCGGAGCGGAGGTTTTAAGTCAATTAACTCAAAAAAGGTCCAGGCCGGATGCCGCTACTTTTTTGGGAAGCGGGAAAACTGAGGAAGTTGCGGAGCTCTGCCGTTCCTTGAACGCCGACCTTGTTGTTTTTGACCGCGAATTGTCGCCGAGGCAGGCTCGCAACCTGGAGGCAATTACGGGAGTCAGGGTAATTGACCGGACCCAGGTGATCCTTGATATTTTTGCCCGCCGGGCCAGGACCAGTGAAGGGAAGCTTCAGGTTGAACTGGCTCAACTCAACTATCTTTTGCCCCGTTTAACCGGCAAGGGTGTTGCGCTTTCCCGCCTGGGTGGCGGTATTGGGACCAGAGGACCTGGTGAAACCAAGCTGGAGGTTGACCGCCGGCGTATCAGGCAGCGCATAAATGATTTAAAAGCAGAGCTTGAAAATGTTCATAAACACCGTGACCTGCTGCGCCGGAGCCGCAAGGAGGCGCCTATACCGCTGGTGTCCCTGGTAGGTTACACCAACGCCGGAAAATCAACTATACTAAGGATGCTGACCGGGGCTGACGTGCTGGTGGAGGACAAGCTTTTCGCCACCCTCGACCCAACTACCCGCAGGGTGGTTTTACCCAATAACGAAGCCGTCCTGTTAACGGACACCGTGGGGTTTATTCAGCGCCTCCCCCACCACCTGGTGGCAGCTTTCCGGGCCACTCTGGAAGAGGTGGTGGAAGCAGATCTCCTGTTGCATGTTGTAGATGCCTCCCATCCTGATATTAAAGGCCAAATCGAGGCAGTCGACCAGGTCCTGGAATCCCTTGGGGCGGCTGCTAAACCAACGCTTATGGTTTATAATAAAATTGATCTGGTGGAACGAGCGGCACTGCCGCGTACGGGCAACGGACCGCCGGCAGTGCTTATTTCCGCTATAAGCGGCCAGGACGCTGCTGATTTGTTGGCGGCTGTGGACAGGCTCCTTGCAGCCAGGCGGGTGAGGACAACCTTTTCCATTCCATACAAAAAGAGCGGTTTGCTGGTCATATTGCACGAAAAGGGCAGGGTTTTACATCAGGAACACGGTCAGGAAGGTATAACCGTAGAGGCGGAGATTGAGGTGGTCTGGGCCAAAAGGGTAGAGTCGAAGTTGTGTGAATAA